One segment of Pseudodesulfovibrio sp. 5S69 DNA contains the following:
- a CDS encoding DVU0772 family protein: protein MSDDTNACKQWLNEVNWDMIHEDAVTLYLEWGNNNYRDAMRSPVTTSGEYSVYFALDTWAEPKVVLMRMNNYGSTVLCSKKIPEDLARQLLDDIKGIKGILELTPPIKEWLMKELEA from the coding sequence ATGAGCGACGACACCAACGCCTGCAAGCAGTGGCTGAACGAAGTGAACTGGGACATGATCCACGAGGATGCCGTCACCCTGTACCTGGAATGGGGCAACAACAACTACCGCGACGCCATGCGGTCGCCGGTGACCACGTCCGGCGAATATTCGGTGTATTTCGCCCTCGACACCTGGGCCGAGCCCAAGGTGGTGCTCATGCGCATGAACAACTACGGTTCGACCGTGCTCTGTTCCAAGAAGATTCCCGAGGACCTGGCCCGGCAACTGCTCGACGACATCAAGGGCATCAAGGGCATCCTTGAACTGACCCCGCCCATCAAGGAGTGGCTGATGAAGGAGCTGGAGGCCTAG
- a CDS encoding DUF3124 domain-containing protein: MRTTSLRLIAAVLAVAVFSLPALAGRKLFVSNGQTVYVPIYSHVYQGPKGKPYKLSALLSIRNVDQKHAITVTSVKYYDNNGNLVKDHCTDPISIPPMGTREVYVSERDQSGGSGANFTVKWQAENDAAVPVIQAVMIGTASGQGISFVCDGVVIEEN; the protein is encoded by the coding sequence ATGCGCACCACGTCCCTTCGCCTGATCGCGGCCGTCCTGGCCGTGGCCGTCTTCAGCCTGCCCGCCCTGGCCGGGCGCAAGCTCTTCGTGTCGAACGGACAGACCGTGTACGTGCCCATCTACTCCCATGTCTACCAGGGCCCCAAGGGGAAGCCGTACAAACTGTCCGCCCTGCTCTCCATCCGCAACGTGGACCAGAAGCACGCCATCACCGTGACCTCGGTGAAGTACTACGACAACAACGGAAACCTGGTGAAGGACCACTGCACCGACCCCATATCCATCCCGCCCATGGGCACCCGCGAGGTCTACGTGTCCGAGCGCGACCAGTCCGGCGGCTCCGGGGCCAACTTCACGGTCAAGTGGCAGGCCGAAAACGACGCCGCCGTGCCCGTGATCCAGGCGGTCATGATCGGGACCGCCTCCGGACAGGGCATCTCCTTTGTCTGCGACGGCGTGGTCATTGAAGAGAACTGA
- a CDS encoding ABC transporter ATP-binding protein: MTQPAISLQEITKTFLQGKGDEPGPGIEVLKGITLDVAPGEFIALQGTSGSGKSTLLHIIGLLDRPTAGVYRLLGRDASNLDDDQQSDLRNRALGFVFQSFYLISYATAFENVILPGLYSGKPRSELTARAENLLERVGLADRMHFKPSRLSGGQQQRVAMARALLNDPQILLADEPTGQLDSTTSGEIMKLFHDVHGAGQTIVLVTHDEDVAREADRIIRLHDGRIAEEVKV, from the coding sequence ATGACCCAGCCGGCCATCTCCCTTCAAGAAATCACCAAGACCTTCCTCCAGGGCAAGGGCGACGAGCCCGGGCCCGGCATCGAGGTCCTCAAGGGCATCACCCTGGACGTGGCCCCCGGCGAATTCATCGCCCTGCAGGGCACGTCCGGCTCGGGCAAGTCCACCCTGCTGCACATCATCGGCCTGCTCGACCGGCCGACCGCCGGCGTCTACCGCCTGCTCGGCCGCGACGCCTCCAACCTCGACGACGACCAGCAGTCCGACCTGCGCAACCGGGCGCTGGGCTTCGTGTTCCAGTCCTTCTACCTGATCTCCTACGCCACCGCGTTCGAGAACGTCATCCTGCCCGGCCTCTACTCCGGCAAGCCGCGCTCCGAGCTGACCGCCCGCGCGGAGAATCTCCTGGAGCGCGTCGGGCTGGCCGACCGCATGCACTTCAAGCCCTCGCGCCTGTCGGGCGGGCAGCAGCAGCGCGTGGCCATGGCCCGCGCCCTGCTCAACGACCCGCAGATCCTCCTGGCCGACGAGCCCACCGGGCAGCTCGACTCCACCACCTCCGGCGAGATCATGAAGCTCTTCCACGACGTGCACGGGGCCGGGCAGACCATCGTCCTGGTCACCCACGACGAGGACGTGGCCCGCGAGGCCGACCGCATCATCCGCCTGCACGACGGGCGCATCGCCGAGGAAGTGAAGGTGTAG
- a CDS encoding ABC transporter permease translates to MIRTLARVAGMGLEAVWAFKLRSIFVVLGVAFGIASLTLIVTAVDGANRMAVDMVDMFGPDAALVFGGNFRKRAVGMRTLTLSREDAARIRDSLPGAYQVLPMRAKYGQTVRAGNRTYQDVVIVGTTQGYSKAWNWPLSEGRDLSAEDERVGAKVALLGETPSRELFGGESPVGRVLYISGIPFQVVGKLSYRGVTSGGGGDVDNRIIIPLSTLVQRYNMDRKYFRALRVKFVEPDYMPAHTENLRSLLRHLHHLAPEEDDDFSIVTADEILKFLAFFKGGLTVFLGVTAGIAVLVGGFVLANLFSISVSERAEEIGLKKAMGARNSAIMLQFLVEACALTMLGGVLGLFLGLGLGQFLSRLDILTIQFSWKAFFMALVGSQAVGLVFGLKPARQAASLDPIQALRGEG, encoded by the coding sequence ATGATACGGACCTTGGCGAGAGTGGCGGGCATGGGCTTGGAGGCTGTCTGGGCCTTCAAGCTGCGTTCCATCTTCGTGGTCTTGGGCGTGGCCTTCGGCATCGCCTCGCTGACCCTGATCGTCACGGCCGTGGACGGGGCCAACCGCATGGCCGTGGACATGGTCGACATGTTCGGCCCGGACGCGGCCCTGGTCTTCGGCGGCAACTTCCGGAAACGGGCCGTGGGCATGCGCACCCTGACGCTCAGCCGCGAGGACGCCGCGCGCATCCGGGATTCTCTGCCCGGCGCGTACCAGGTGCTGCCCATGCGGGCCAAGTACGGGCAGACGGTCCGGGCGGGCAACCGCACCTACCAAGACGTGGTCATCGTCGGCACGACCCAGGGCTATTCCAAGGCCTGGAACTGGCCGCTGAGCGAGGGCCGCGACCTGTCGGCCGAGGACGAGCGCGTCGGGGCCAAGGTCGCCCTGCTGGGCGAAACGCCGTCCCGCGAACTGTTCGGCGGCGAGTCGCCCGTGGGTCGGGTCCTGTACATCTCGGGTATTCCGTTCCAGGTGGTCGGCAAGCTCTCCTACCGCGGCGTGACTTCGGGCGGGGGCGGCGACGTGGACAACCGCATCATCATCCCCCTGTCCACCCTGGTCCAGCGCTACAACATGGACCGCAAGTACTTCCGCGCCCTGCGCGTCAAGTTCGTGGAGCCGGACTACATGCCCGCGCACACCGAGAACCTGCGCTCCCTGCTCCGGCACCTGCACCACCTCGCGCCCGAGGAGGACGACGACTTCTCCATCGTCACCGCCGACGAGATCCTCAAGTTCCTGGCGTTCTTCAAGGGCGGCCTGACCGTCTTCCTGGGCGTGACCGCGGGCATCGCCGTGCTCGTGGGCGGGTTCGTCCTGGCCAACCTCTTCTCCATCTCGGTCTCGGAGCGGGCCGAGGAGATCGGTTTGAAAAAGGCCATGGGCGCGCGCAATTCCGCCATCATGCTGCAATTCCTGGTCGAGGCCTGCGCTCTGACCATGCTCGGCGGGGTGCTCGGCCTGTTCCTCGGCCTGGGGCTCGGCCAGTTTCTTTCGCGCCTGGACATCCTGACCATCCAGTTCTCCTGGAAGGCGTTCTTCATGGCCCTGGTCGGGTCTCAGGCCGTGGGCCTGGTCTTCGGCCTCAAGCCCGCCCGGCAGGCCGCATCCCTGGACCCCATCCAGGCCCTGCGCGGCGAAGGCTAG
- the hflC gene encoding protease modulator HflC: MKKSTIIIAVVIILGAFVLTSAAFTVDQTQQAIVIQLGRPVSDKLGPGLHFKLPLVQNVVFFDARILDFDAKPEEITTTDKKYMNVDSYTKWRITDPLTFYTKVRTIQGARARLDDIVRSQLRVALGRYTLIEVVSHKRQEIMDAVTKRSRELLLPYGIEVLDVRIKRTDLPAENARSIYGRMKAERERQAKQYRSEGQEASAKIKANADKERAIILADARKQAEIIRGEGDAQATKIYAESLGQNPDFYDFIRSLDAYKRGFEKNTRFILTPKSPFLKHLQ, encoded by the coding sequence ATGAAAAAATCGACCATCATCATAGCCGTTGTCATCATCCTGGGGGCCTTTGTCCTGACCTCCGCGGCCTTCACCGTGGACCAGACCCAGCAGGCCATCGTCATCCAGCTCGGCCGCCCGGTGAGCGACAAGCTCGGACCGGGCCTGCACTTCAAGCTGCCGCTGGTCCAGAACGTGGTCTTCTTCGACGCCCGCATCCTGGACTTCGACGCCAAGCCTGAAGAGATCACCACCACGGACAAGAAGTACATGAACGTGGACTCCTACACCAAGTGGCGGATCACCGACCCCCTGACCTTCTACACCAAGGTGCGCACCATCCAGGGCGCCCGAGCCCGGCTGGACGACATCGTCCGCTCGCAGCTTAGGGTGGCGCTGGGCCGCTACACCCTGATCGAGGTGGTCTCGCACAAGCGCCAGGAGATCATGGACGCGGTGACCAAACGCTCCCGCGAGCTGCTCCTGCCCTACGGCATCGAGGTCCTGGACGTGCGCATCAAACGCACGGACCTGCCCGCCGAGAACGCCCGGTCCATCTACGGCCGCATGAAGGCCGAGCGCGAGCGCCAGGCCAAGCAGTACCGCTCCGAAGGCCAGGAGGCCTCGGCCAAGATCAAGGCCAACGCCGACAAGGAACGGGCCATCATCCTGGCCGACGCCCGCAAGCAGGCCGAGATCATCCGGGGCGAGGGCGACGCCCAGGCCACCAAGATCTACGCCGAGTCACTGGGGCAAAATCCCGACTTCTACGACTTCATCCGGAGCCTGGACGCCTACAAGCGCGGTTTCGAGAAGAATACCCGCTTCATACTGACGCCCAAGAGCCCCTTCCTGAAACATCTGCAATAG
- a CDS encoding efflux RND transporter periplasmic adaptor subunit, with protein MKKLIFILIAVLLTGGGVWYFTAGQSGDRIKVLKTAKVTRGSVSKVLEATGIVKAQVGAQVKIGAQATGVLESVPVKVGDHVKKGDLIAKIDARELKARIAEAKANLDLAQAKLEYMEKNLPRKRTLVQKRLEAQDSLDVATQDTEMARYSVAAAKAFLDTLKVQLSYTSIYSPIDGVVSQVAAQEGETIVSGLSVSNLITVLNPEKLEMWIYVDETDVGRVKPGLPVRYTVDAYRDKVFKGTVDRIYPEPEIRDNIVYYRTLVKVTREQADFLRPEMTTQCKIVVQTKDDVLTVPNNALKWVKDRQVCFRVTDPEKQPEEVTPELGLTGLERSEVLKGLSEGDVVATQLVLPGAKVGKKGL; from the coding sequence ATGAAAAAGCTCATATTCATCCTCATCGCCGTGCTCCTGACCGGGGGCGGCGTCTGGTACTTCACCGCGGGCCAGTCCGGGGACAGGATCAAGGTCCTCAAGACCGCCAAGGTCACGCGCGGCAGCGTGTCCAAGGTTCTGGAGGCCACCGGCATCGTCAAGGCCCAGGTGGGCGCCCAGGTCAAGATCGGGGCCCAGGCCACCGGCGTACTCGAATCCGTGCCCGTCAAGGTCGGGGACCACGTCAAAAAGGGCGACCTCATCGCCAAGATAGACGCCCGCGAGCTCAAGGCGCGCATCGCCGAGGCCAAGGCCAACCTCGACCTGGCCCAAGCCAAGCTCGAATACATGGAAAAGAACCTGCCCCGCAAGCGGACCCTGGTCCAGAAGCGGCTTGAGGCCCAGGATTCCCTGGACGTGGCCACCCAGGACACGGAGATGGCCCGCTACAGCGTGGCCGCGGCCAAGGCCTTCCTCGACACCCTCAAGGTCCAGCTCTCCTACACCAGCATCTACTCGCCCATCGACGGCGTGGTCAGCCAGGTAGCCGCCCAGGAGGGCGAGACCATCGTCTCCGGCCTGTCCGTGTCCAACCTGATCACCGTGCTCAACCCCGAAAAGCTCGAGATGTGGATTTACGTGGACGAGACCGACGTGGGCCGCGTCAAGCCCGGCCTGCCCGTGCGCTATACCGTGGACGCCTACCGCGACAAGGTCTTCAAGGGCACGGTGGACCGCATCTACCCCGAGCCCGAGATCCGCGACAACATCGTCTACTACCGCACCCTGGTCAAGGTCACCCGCGAGCAGGCCGACTTCCTGCGGCCCGAGATGACCACCCAGTGTAAGATCGTCGTCCAGACCAAGGACGACGTGCTGACCGTGCCCAACAACGCGCTCAAGTGGGTCAAGGACCGCCAGGTCTGCTTCCGCGTGACCGACCCCGAAAAGCAGCCCGAGGAGGTCACCCCCGAACTCGGCCTGACCGGCTTGGAGCGCTCCGAGGTCCTCAAGGGGCTGTCCGAGGGCGACGTGGTCGCCACCCAGCTCGTCCTGCCCGGCGCCAAGGTCGGCAAGAAGGGGCTGTGA
- a CDS encoding CinA family protein, producing the protein MDTYLISRAVAEVGECLRVENRFLATAESCTGGLLASTLTDTPGSSEWFAGAVVAYSNAVKNKLLGVPAETLEAHGAVSEPVVLAMAQGVLKTIGADVSVAISGIAGPSGGTPEKPVGTVWIAWAWPGGSRAKLYNFQGTRDQVKSQTVMAAINGLLGVTK; encoded by the coding sequence ATGGATACCTATCTCATCTCGCGGGCCGTGGCCGAAGTGGGCGAATGCCTGCGCGTCGAAAACCGCTTCCTGGCCACCGCCGAGTCCTGCACCGGCGGCCTGCTCGCCAGCACCCTGACCGACACCCCCGGCAGCTCCGAATGGTTCGCCGGGGCCGTGGTCGCCTACTCCAATGCGGTCAAAAACAAACTCCTCGGCGTGCCCGCCGAAACCCTGGAAGCACACGGCGCGGTCTCCGAACCGGTCGTCCTGGCCATGGCCCAAGGCGTGCTCAAGACCATCGGCGCGGACGTGTCCGTGGCCATCTCCGGCATCGCCGGTCCCTCGGGCGGCACCCCGGAAAAGCCGGTCGGCACCGTCTGGATCGCCTGGGCTTGGCCCGGCGGCTCCCGCGCCAAGCTGTACAACTTCCAGGGCACCCGCGACCAGGTCAAAAGCCAGACCGTCATGGCCGCCATCAACGGACTGCTCGGCGTGACCAAGTAG
- the hflK gene encoding FtsH protease activity modulator HflK: protein MNWDWDKLQKQQQGRPGGKPPSFDDFQDQLDKLKRFKLPGWKLVIPLFILLWIASGFYIVEPDEVGVVKQFGKFNRITTAGPNYHIPYPVESVLTPKVTQIRRVEFGFRSVGRPITQSFQQGVSREVKEESLMLTGDENIVSVQFIVQYMIKDAENYLFNVNDPEQTLAHAGEAAMREVIGNGKIDDALTTGKQEIQVQTRELMQRILDNYHSGLSVVAVQMQNVHPPDEVIEAFKDVASAREDKSRYINEAEAYQRDILPKARGEASRITNAAQAYKETKVRGAEGDAARFLSVLKEYDKAKDITRKRLYLETMEAILSNPDADKLIMSDDALKQSVPYLPLDKQLRRAAPKEGK, encoded by the coding sequence ATGAATTGGGATTGGGACAAATTACAAAAGCAGCAACAGGGGCGCCCCGGCGGCAAGCCGCCGAGCTTCGACGATTTCCAGGACCAGCTCGACAAACTGAAGCGGTTCAAGCTACCCGGCTGGAAACTCGTCATTCCTCTCTTCATCCTCCTCTGGATCGCCAGCGGGTTCTACATCGTCGAACCCGACGAGGTCGGCGTGGTCAAGCAGTTCGGCAAGTTCAACCGCATCACCACGGCGGGCCCGAACTACCACATTCCCTACCCGGTGGAAAGCGTGCTCACCCCCAAGGTGACCCAGATCCGGCGGGTGGAATTCGGCTTCCGGTCCGTGGGCAGGCCCATCACCCAGAGCTTCCAGCAGGGCGTCAGCCGCGAGGTCAAGGAGGAATCCCTGATGCTCACGGGCGACGAGAACATCGTCTCGGTCCAGTTCATCGTCCAGTACATGATCAAGGACGCCGAGAACTACCTGTTCAACGTCAACGATCCGGAGCAGACCCTGGCCCACGCGGGCGAGGCGGCCATGCGCGAAGTCATCGGCAACGGCAAGATCGACGACGCCCTGACCACCGGCAAGCAGGAGATCCAGGTCCAGACCCGCGAACTGATGCAGCGCATCCTGGACAACTACCACAGCGGGCTGTCCGTGGTCGCCGTGCAGATGCAGAACGTGCATCCGCCGGACGAGGTCATCGAGGCCTTCAAGGACGTGGCATCCGCCCGCGAGGACAAGAGCCGCTACATCAACGAGGCCGAGGCCTACCAGCGCGACATCCTGCCCAAGGCACGCGGCGAGGCCTCGCGCATCACCAACGCGGCCCAGGCCTACAAGGAGACCAAGGTCCGCGGGGCCGAGGGCGACGCCGCCCGGTTCCTGTCCGTGCTCAAGGAGTACGACAAGGCCAAGGACATCACCCGCAAGCGCCTCTACCTGGAGACCATGGAGGCCATCCTTTCCAATCCCGATGCGGATAAGCTGATCATGTCCGACGACGCCCTGAAGCAATCCGTACCCTACCTCCCCCTGGACAAGCAGCTCCGCCGGGCTGCCCCCAAGGAAGGGAAATAA
- the rnhA gene encoding ribonuclease HI, translating into MYTDGSCLGNPGPGGYGAVLIHGEYKGEHADNYKELAQGYKRTTNNRMELLAVIVGLSSLTRPCTVDLWTDSKYVQQAITQRWLKNWQRNGWKTAAKKPVKNQDLWRRLMPLIEEHDVTFHWVKGHAGHLLNERVDDLARGAASSRDLLVDEGME; encoded by the coding sequence ATGTATACGGACGGTTCCTGCCTGGGCAACCCCGGCCCCGGCGGCTACGGCGCGGTCCTCATTCACGGCGAATACAAGGGCGAACACGCCGACAACTACAAGGAACTCGCCCAGGGCTACAAGCGGACCACCAACAACCGCATGGAACTGCTCGCCGTCATCGTCGGCCTGTCCTCCCTCACCCGCCCCTGCACCGTGGACCTCTGGACCGACTCCAAATACGTCCAGCAGGCCATCACCCAGCGCTGGCTCAAGAACTGGCAGCGCAACGGCTGGAAAACCGCGGCCAAGAAACCGGTCAAGAACCAGGACCTCTGGCGACGCCTCATGCCCCTCATCGAAGAACACGACGTCACCTTCCATTGGGTCAAGGGACACGCCGGACACCTGCTCAACGAACGCGTCGACGACCTCGCCCGAGGCGCCGCCTCCAGCCGGGATTTGCTGGTCGACGAAGGCATGGAGTAG
- a CDS encoding LexA family transcriptional regulator, with translation MPKKKRRCDEAQLKWFEEALERIKKATGARTQVQLAEVLDVRQSSISDAKRRCSIPADWFLKLYRSHGLDPDWLSEGVEPVYINADKAKVPADTLLRETPAPYGRMNSRGRLVPVSTMAGADKDAADWEPKSIEELSVPESFCRPKLLVVKVDSASMDPVITRGAFVGIDRDQSEHPDGDLCAVHFPHQGLTIRRVFHQGDTFLLKADNDQYSDLTIPAEEMNDRTVGRVIWVLQNLAPM, from the coding sequence ATGCCCAAGAAAAAACGGAGATGTGACGAAGCGCAGCTCAAGTGGTTCGAGGAAGCACTTGAACGCATCAAGAAAGCGACCGGGGCCCGCACCCAGGTCCAGCTAGCCGAAGTGCTCGACGTTCGTCAGTCGAGTATTTCGGACGCCAAGCGCCGATGCTCTATCCCCGCTGACTGGTTTTTGAAACTGTACCGCAGCCACGGGCTGGACCCGGACTGGCTGTCCGAGGGCGTGGAGCCCGTGTACATCAACGCCGACAAGGCCAAGGTCCCGGCCGACACCCTGCTGCGCGAGACCCCGGCCCCCTACGGCCGCATGAACTCGCGCGGACGGCTCGTGCCGGTCTCCACCATGGCCGGCGCGGACAAGGACGCCGCCGACTGGGAGCCCAAGTCCATCGAGGAACTGTCCGTGCCCGAGTCCTTTTGCCGCCCCAAGCTGCTGGTGGTCAAGGTCGACTCCGCGAGCATGGACCCGGTCATCACCCGCGGCGCCTTCGTCGGCATCGACCGAGACCAGAGCGAGCACCCGGACGGCGACCTGTGCGCGGTCCACTTCCCGCACCAGGGGCTGACCATCCGCCGGGTCTTCCACCAGGGAGACACCTTCCTGCTCAAGGCGGACAACGACCAGTACTCCGACCTGACCATTCCGGCCGAAGAGATGAACGACCGCACCGTGGGCCGGGTCATCTGGGTCCTGCAGAACCTCGCCCCCATGTAG
- the panB gene encoding 3-methyl-2-oxobutanoate hydroxymethyltransferase → MSTTKKPTPASQAKPVTAPDILAMKGGDKICCMTAYDYPSALIADQAGVDLVLVGDSLAMVVLGRPDTLSVTVDEMVHHTRAAARGVKRALLVGDMPFMSFATVDRALETAHRLMGEGGARAVKLEGGQTVVPQITALTEAGVPVMAHVGLTPQHVAKFGGFKAQGKSAEATRVLIEDAQAVEDAGAFCVVLEAIPVEAAQLITEAVNIPTIGIGAGNVTDGQVLVYHDALGLFDRFTPKFVRRFAELGEASRQAVERYCAEVRKTTFPGDKNTFYMPEAELAQVRKIKVKPKKK, encoded by the coding sequence ATGAGTACCACCAAGAAGCCCACCCCCGCGTCCCAGGCCAAGCCCGTTACCGCGCCCGACATCCTGGCCATGAAGGGCGGCGACAAGATCTGCTGCATGACCGCCTACGACTACCCGTCCGCGCTCATCGCGGACCAGGCGGGCGTGGACCTCGTCCTGGTGGGCGACTCCCTGGCCATGGTCGTGCTCGGCCGCCCGGACACCCTGTCCGTGACCGTGGACGAGATGGTGCACCACACCAGGGCCGCGGCCCGGGGCGTCAAGCGCGCCCTGCTCGTCGGCGACATGCCGTTCATGTCCTTCGCCACCGTGGACCGGGCGCTCGAAACGGCCCACCGGCTCATGGGCGAGGGCGGGGCCAGGGCGGTCAAGCTCGAAGGCGGCCAAACCGTGGTCCCGCAGATCACCGCCCTGACCGAGGCCGGGGTGCCGGTCATGGCCCACGTGGGCCTGACCCCGCAGCACGTGGCCAAGTTCGGCGGGTTCAAGGCCCAGGGCAAGTCCGCCGAGGCCACCCGCGTGCTCATCGAGGACGCCCAGGCCGTGGAGGACGCGGGCGCCTTCTGCGTGGTCCTGGAGGCCATCCCGGTGGAGGCCGCCCAGCTCATCACCGAGGCCGTGAACATCCCGACCATCGGCATCGGCGCGGGCAACGTGACCGACGGCCAGGTCCTGGTCTACCACGACGCGCTGGGCCTGTTCGACCGCTTCACCCCCAAGTTCGTGCGCCGCTTCGCCGAGTTGGGCGAGGCCTCGCGCCAGGCCGTGGAGCGATACTGCGCCGAGGTCCGCAAGACCACCTTCCCGGGCGACAAGAACACCTTCTACATGCCCGAGGCCGAACTGGCCCAGGTCCGCAAGATCAAGGTCAAACCCAAGAAGAAGTAG
- a CDS encoding MFS transporter, producing MKSSVFTSLFISTVVVMLGIGVIAPILPLYAHGMGASGVQIGAIFSGFALSRLFLAPLVGRFADQHRKKRILMAGLALFIAISLAYVSADSPTLLLLIRLVQGGASVLVTPVAQSYVGDITPVGQEGRIGNLYFMSMFMGMAGGPYLGGWLCDHYGMAAPFYAMSVLSFLALLLILFLVPDAPATAPRSGKSPSGFKGLLPIFRDRPMWGVMTYFATRGFYRWGFNSFFPMLAVKVSGASVTGVGVVLSSYMLAGSLVQYPCGLLVDRFPRHRVAFVLWGGVLAALSMCAIAYCRTMVMFFLLSLAMGLLSSVSRAACIAIQTERGRIHGMGAAAGAFTSSMSLGQVAGPLALGLIVDWSAIPTAFIVAGLIGLAGALAAAYLLRQNGGGQTAS from the coding sequence ATGAAATCCAGCGTATTCACCAGCCTGTTCATCTCCACCGTGGTCGTCATGCTCGGCATCGGGGTCATCGCCCCGATTCTGCCCCTGTACGCCCACGGCATGGGCGCTTCGGGCGTTCAGATCGGCGCCATCTTTTCCGGGTTCGCCCTGTCGCGCCTCTTCCTGGCCCCCCTGGTGGGCCGGTTCGCCGACCAGCACCGAAAAAAACGCATCCTCATGGCGGGGCTCGCGCTGTTCATCGCCATCTCCCTGGCCTATGTCTCGGCCGACTCGCCCACCCTGCTGCTGCTCATCCGCCTGGTCCAGGGCGGCGCGAGCGTGCTGGTCACGCCCGTGGCCCAGTCCTACGTGGGCGACATTACCCCGGTGGGCCAGGAAGGCCGCATCGGCAACCTGTATTTCATGTCCATGTTCATGGGCATGGCCGGGGGCCCCTACCTGGGCGGCTGGCTGTGCGACCACTACGGCATGGCCGCGCCCTTCTATGCCATGAGCGTCCTGTCGTTCCTCGCCCTGCTGCTGATCCTGTTCCTGGTGCCCGACGCCCCGGCCACCGCGCCCCGGTCCGGGAAGTCTCCGTCCGGGTTCAAGGGGCTGCTGCCCATCTTCCGCGACCGCCCCATGTGGGGAGTCATGACCTACTTCGCCACGCGCGGCTTCTACCGCTGGGGCTTCAACTCCTTTTTCCCCATGCTGGCGGTCAAGGTCAGCGGAGCCAGCGTCACCGGGGTCGGGGTCGTCCTGTCGAGCTACATGCTCGCCGGTTCCCTGGTCCAGTATCCCTGCGGCCTGCTCGTGGACCGGTTCCCCCGCCACCGGGTCGCCTTCGTGCTCTGGGGCGGCGTCCTGGCCGCCCTGTCCATGTGCGCCATCGCCTACTGCCGGACCATGGTCATGTTTTTCCTGCTCTCCCTGGCCATGGGGCTGCTCAGCTCGGTGTCCCGCGCCGCCTGCATCGCCATCCAGACCGAGCGGGGCCGCATCCACGGCATGGGCGCGGCCGCCGGGGCGTTCACCTCCTCCATGAGCCTGGGCCAGGTCGCCGGCCCCCTGGCGCTGGGCCTGATCGTGGACTGGTCCGCCATCCCCACGGCCTTCATCGTGGCCGGCCTGATCGGCCTTGCCGGCGCGCTGGCCGCGGCCTATCTGCTGCGGCAGAACGGAGGCGGACAGACGGCCTCATGA